One region of Mycolicibacterium insubricum genomic DNA includes:
- the tsaB gene encoding tRNA (adenosine(37)-N6)-threonylcarbamoyltransferase complex dimerization subunit type 1 TsaB: MTRVVLALDTATAAVTAGLVRVGPDGAELLAERITVDPRAHAERLTPNIVAALDDCGLSMTDIDAVAVGCGPGPFTGLRVGMATAAALGHALDVPVHPVCTLDAIAADGAAGGDELVVTDARRREVYWARYRDGVRVEGPAVAAPADVPAAAEALAAGPRYPSSLRLVAAVADFGADPEPLVPLYLRRPDARTLAERGLA, translated from the coding sequence GTGACCCGGGTGGTGCTGGCGCTGGACACCGCCACCGCGGCCGTCACTGCCGGCCTGGTGCGCGTGGGGCCCGACGGCGCCGAGCTGCTGGCCGAGCGGATCACCGTCGACCCGCGCGCGCACGCCGAGCGGTTGACGCCCAACATCGTTGCGGCACTGGATGACTGTGGACTATCGATGACCGATATCGACGCCGTGGCGGTGGGCTGCGGCCCCGGCCCGTTCACCGGCCTGCGGGTCGGCATGGCGACGGCCGCCGCGCTCGGACACGCCCTCGACGTGCCGGTGCACCCGGTATGCACCCTCGACGCGATCGCGGCCGACGGCGCCGCCGGTGGTGATGAGCTGGTGGTCACCGACGCCCGTCGCCGCGAGGTGTACTGGGCCCGCTACCGCGACGGCGTGCGGGTCGAAGGACCGGCGGTCGCCGCGCCGGCCGACGTGCCCGCAGCGGCGGAGGCGCTGGCCGCTGGCCCGCGCTACCCGTCGTCGCTGCGGCTGGTGGCCGCCGTCGCTGATTTCGGCGCCGATCCCGAGCCGCTGGTTCCGCTGTACCTGCGCCGACCGGACGCCCGCACGCTGGCCGAACGGGGTCTGGCGTGA
- the rimI gene encoding ribosomal protein S18-alanine N-acetyltransferase has protein sequence MTDVVLDALRVEDAPRCGDLEALLFPGDDPWPARAFVAELHSPHTHYVAARADGTLVGYAGAARLGARPPYEYEVHTIGVDPDYQGAGIGRRLLDELLAFAADGPVFLEVRTDNDAAIALYQRAGFENVGLRKRYYPVSRADAYTMRKECP, from the coding sequence GTGACCGACGTCGTGCTGGACGCGCTGAGAGTCGAGGACGCGCCGCGCTGCGGCGACCTGGAGGCGCTGCTGTTCCCCGGCGACGACCCGTGGCCGGCGCGGGCGTTCGTCGCCGAATTGCACTCCCCACACACCCATTACGTGGCCGCCCGAGCCGACGGCACGTTGGTCGGCTACGCGGGCGCGGCGCGGTTGGGGGCGCGACCGCCGTACGAGTACGAGGTGCACACCATCGGCGTCGACCCGGACTACCAGGGCGCCGGTATCGGGCGCCGGCTGCTGGACGAGCTGCTGGCATTCGCCGCCGACGGGCCGGTGTTCCTGGAGGTGCGCACCGACAACGACGCGGCGATCGCGCTGTATCAGCGGGCCGGCTTCGAGAACGTCGGGCTGCGCAAGCGCTACTACCCGGTGAGCCGGGCCGACGCCTACACCATGCGCAAGGAGTGCCCGTGA
- the tsaD gene encoding tRNA (adenosine(37)-N6)-threonylcarbamoyltransferase complex transferase subunit TsaD, whose product MTIVLAIETSCDETGVGIAELHEDGTVALLADEVASSVAEHTRYGGVVPEVASRAHLEALGPTMRRAMDTAGVTRPDAVAVTIGPGLAGALLVGVAAAKAYAAAWGVPLYGVNHLGGHLAADSYVHGPLPESVALLVSGGHTHLLHIRSLGEPIVELGSTLDDAAGEAYDKVARLLGLGYPGGRVLDDLARTGDPEAIVFPRGMTGPRDDPYAFSFSGLKTAVARHLEAHPNASPADVAAGFQEAVADVLTRKAVRATTDVGVSTLLIGGGVAANSRLRELAEERCAAAGLTLRVPPPRLCTDNGGMIAAFAAHLLAAGAVPSALEVASDPGMPITISQLY is encoded by the coding sequence GTGACCATCGTGCTGGCCATCGAAACCTCCTGCGACGAAACCGGAGTCGGTATCGCCGAACTGCACGAGGACGGCACCGTCGCCCTGCTGGCCGACGAGGTGGCCTCCAGCGTCGCCGAACACACCCGCTACGGCGGGGTGGTGCCCGAGGTCGCTTCTCGCGCGCATCTGGAGGCCCTCGGCCCGACCATGCGCCGGGCGATGGACACCGCGGGGGTCACCCGCCCCGACGCCGTCGCCGTGACCATCGGACCCGGCCTGGCCGGCGCTCTGCTGGTTGGGGTCGCGGCCGCCAAGGCCTATGCGGCGGCCTGGGGAGTGCCGCTCTACGGGGTCAACCACCTCGGCGGCCACCTGGCTGCCGACAGCTATGTGCACGGACCGCTGCCGGAGTCTGTGGCGCTGTTGGTGTCCGGCGGGCACACCCACCTGCTGCACATCCGGTCGCTGGGCGAACCCATCGTGGAACTCGGCAGCACCCTCGACGACGCCGCGGGAGAGGCCTACGACAAGGTGGCTCGCCTGCTGGGGCTGGGCTACCCGGGCGGGCGGGTTCTCGACGATCTCGCCCGCACCGGTGACCCGGAGGCGATCGTGTTCCCGCGCGGGATGACCGGTCCCCGCGACGATCCGTACGCGTTCAGCTTCTCCGGCCTCAAGACGGCCGTCGCCCGGCACCTGGAGGCCCACCCGAATGCGTCGCCGGCCGACGTCGCCGCGGGCTTCCAGGAGGCCGTCGCGGACGTGCTGACCCGCAAGGCCGTCCGCGCGACCACCGACGTCGGCGTCTCAACGCTGCTCATCGGCGGCGGGGTCGCCGCCAACTCCCGGCTGCGAGAGTTGGCCGAGGAGCGTTGCGCGGCAGCCGGTTTAACGCTGCGGGTACCTCCGCCGCGGCTGTGCACCGACAACGGCGGGATGATCGCCGCCTTCGCCGCGCATCTGCTGGCCGCCGGGGCCGTGCCGTCGGCACTGGAGGTGGCCAGCGATCCCGGTATGCCGATCACCATCAGCCAGCTGTACTGA
- a CDS encoding nuclear transport factor 2 family protein, which produces MTEHLADKLAVTELLYRYAELIDAGDFDGVGVLLGRGNFMGVAGPAAIAGLFAATTRRYPDARNTPRTRHLVLNPIVDVDGDTATARSTFVVVQRTDTLALQPIVVGRYRDSFARDDAGWYFTERLVDVEMVGDVSQHLLGLEGLDL; this is translated from the coding sequence ATGACCGAGCATCTCGCCGACAAGTTGGCCGTCACCGAATTGCTGTACCGGTACGCGGAACTCATCGACGCCGGGGACTTCGACGGGGTGGGGGTCCTGCTCGGGCGGGGCAACTTCATGGGCGTGGCGGGCCCCGCGGCGATCGCCGGGCTGTTCGCCGCGACCACCCGCCGCTACCCGGATGCCAGAAATACACCTCGGACCCGGCACCTGGTGCTCAACCCGATCGTGGATGTCGACGGCGACACCGCCACCGCCCGTTCGACCTTCGTCGTGGTGCAGCGCACCGATACCTTGGCGCTGCAGCCGATCGTCGTCGGCCGGTACCGGGACTCCTTCGCCCGCGACGACGCCGGCTGGTACTTCACCGAACGGCTGGTCGACGTCGAGATGGTCGGTGACGTGTCCCAGCATCTGCTGGGGCTGGAAGGGCTGGACCTTTAG
- a CDS encoding HNH endonuclease signature motif containing protein, which translates to MFEVVVSDPAELRGLDDAALIDAMTAANRAANAVEARKLAIIAEFTHRRCDEEEHPEWGCDDWDAAAAEISCALTVGHGRAMRQMRIGLAMADRLPKVGAAFLAGAFDVTAAATLAERTSLVTDADALRSIDARLAAAALGFPALSKMKLERAIDAAVAELDPDAVHRAQGSYEGREINIGDPRNDENGLATVWGRLTATDAVLFDAALNNLARTVCDDDPRTLRQRRADAVGALSARADRLTCRCDDPKCPAKTGKIPAATIHVHVVAQTVASRKAAIMLDRPGTVLPPTVLDEVIANGARVQDLPKPKDEPEPRYRPSAGLADFIRSRDMTCRHPGCDRPAYQCDLDHVDARSDGGATHPANLGPRCRRHHLVKTFWHGWTNHQEPDGTLTITTPTGHSYTTKPLSALLFPDWDTSTGPAPPPRRRRKSPSPDAGVMMPVRKTTRRKARARRIKQERESNALARALEHARVGAAVAEADRTPPPGYDEPPPF; encoded by the coding sequence ATGTTCGAAGTGGTGGTATCCGATCCGGCCGAGCTCCGCGGCCTGGACGACGCCGCCCTGATCGACGCGATGACCGCCGCGAACCGAGCCGCCAACGCCGTCGAGGCCCGCAAGCTCGCCATCATCGCCGAGTTCACCCACCGGCGCTGCGACGAGGAGGAGCATCCCGAATGGGGATGTGACGACTGGGATGCCGCAGCCGCGGAGATCTCGTGCGCCCTGACCGTCGGCCACGGCCGGGCGATGCGCCAGATGCGGATCGGGCTGGCCATGGCCGACAGGCTTCCGAAGGTGGGTGCCGCCTTCCTGGCCGGGGCCTTCGACGTCACCGCCGCGGCCACGCTCGCCGAGCGCACCTCTCTGGTGACCGACGCCGACGCGCTGCGCAGCATCGATGCCCGGCTGGCCGCGGCCGCCCTCGGATTCCCGGCGCTGTCCAAGATGAAGCTGGAGAGGGCGATCGATGCGGCGGTCGCCGAACTCGATCCCGACGCCGTACACCGGGCCCAAGGCAGCTATGAGGGCCGGGAGATCAATATCGGCGATCCCCGCAACGACGAGAACGGGCTGGCCACCGTGTGGGGGCGGCTGACCGCTACCGATGCCGTGCTGTTCGACGCCGCACTGAACAACCTGGCTCGCACCGTGTGCGACGACGACCCCCGCACCCTGAGGCAGCGCCGCGCCGACGCCGTCGGTGCACTGAGTGCCCGCGCCGATCGCCTGACCTGTCGCTGCGATGACCCGAAGTGCCCGGCCAAGACCGGCAAGATTCCCGCGGCCACCATCCACGTTCACGTCGTCGCCCAGACCGTGGCGTCCCGCAAGGCCGCGATCATGCTGGATCGCCCCGGAACCGTCCTGCCGCCGACCGTTCTCGACGAGGTGATCGCCAACGGGGCCCGGGTCCAGGACCTCCCCAAGCCCAAGGACGAACCGGAACCCCGGTACCGGCCTTCGGCCGGCCTGGCGGATTTCATCCGCAGTCGGGACATGACCTGCCGGCACCCCGGCTGCGACCGCCCGGCCTATCAATGCGACCTCGACCATGTCGACGCCCGCTCCGACGGGGGAGCCACCCACCCGGCGAATCTCGGCCCGCGATGCCGTCGGCATCATCTCGTGAAAACTTTCTGGCACGGCTGGACCAACCATCAGGAGCCCGACGGCACCTTGACCATCACCACCCCCACCGGTCACAGCTACACCACCAAGCCGCTCAGTGCCCTGCTGTTCCCGGACTGGGACACGAGCACCGGACCCGCCCCGCCACCGCGGCGCCGGCGCAAGTCGCCGAGCCCGGATGCGGGCGTGATGATGCCGGTGCGCAAGACCACGCGGCGCAAGGCCCGCGCGCGGCGGATCAAGCAGGAACGGGAGTCCAACGCGCTGGCCCGGGCATTGGAACACGCGCGAGTGGGTGCGGCGGTCGCCGAGGCCGACCGGACTCCCCCGCCCGGCTACGACGAGCCCCCGCCGTTCTAA
- the groES gene encoding co-chaperone GroES, with product MASVNIKPLEDKILVQANEAETTTASGLVIPDTAKEKPQEGTVVAVGPGRWNEDGDERIPLDVSEGDVVIYSKYGGTEIKYNGQEYLILSARDVLAVVSK from the coding sequence GTGGCGAGCGTGAACATCAAGCCGCTGGAGGACAAGATCCTCGTGCAGGCCAACGAGGCCGAGACCACGACCGCGTCCGGTCTGGTCATTCCCGACACCGCCAAGGAGAAGCCGCAGGAAGGCACCGTCGTCGCAGTTGGCCCCGGCCGCTGGAACGAGGACGGCGACGAGCGGATTCCGCTGGACGTGTCGGAGGGCGACGTCGTCATCTACAGCAAGTACGGCGGCACCGAGATCAAGTACAACGGCCAGGAGTACCTGATCCTGTCGGCCCGCGACGTGCTGGCCGTCGTCTCCAAGTAG
- the groL gene encoding chaperonin GroEL (60 kDa chaperone family; promotes refolding of misfolded polypeptides especially under stressful conditions; forms two stacked rings of heptamers to form a barrel-shaped 14mer; ends can be capped by GroES; misfolded proteins enter the barrel where they are refolded when GroES binds) — MSKQIEFNETARRAMEAGVDKLADAVKVTLGPRGRHVVLAKAWGGPTVTNDGVTIAREIDLEDPFENLGAQLVKSVATKTNDVAGDGTTTATVLAQALVKAGLRNVAAGANPIALGAGIAKAADAVSEALLAAAIPVDGKTAIAQVATVSSRDAEVGEMVGEAMTKVGKDGVVTIEESSTMDTYLEVTDGVGFDKGFISAYFVTDFDLQEAILEDALVLLHRDKISSLPDLLPLLEKVAESGKPLLIVAEDVEGEALSTLVVNAIRKTLKAVAVKAPFFGDRRKAFLDDLAVVTGAQVVNPDVGLLLREVGLDVLGTARRVVVSKDATVIVDGGGTAAAIDERKRVLRSEIEASDSDWDREKLQERLAKLAGGVAVIKVGAATETALKERKHRVEDAVAAAKAAVEEGIIPGGGSALVHARAGLDALRSSLSGDEAIGVDVFEAAITAPLFWIASNAGLDGAVVVSKVAEMPAGQGFNAATLSYGDLVADGIIDPVKVTRNAVLNAASVARMILTTETAVVEKPVEEDEHAGHGHHGHAH; from the coding sequence ATGAGCAAGCAAATTGAATTCAACGAGACCGCCCGCCGCGCGATGGAGGCCGGTGTCGACAAGCTGGCCGACGCGGTCAAGGTCACCCTGGGCCCGCGCGGCCGCCACGTCGTCCTGGCCAAGGCATGGGGCGGCCCGACCGTCACCAACGACGGCGTGACCATCGCCCGCGAGATCGACCTGGAAGACCCGTTCGAGAACCTGGGCGCCCAGCTGGTCAAGTCCGTCGCCACCAAGACCAACGACGTTGCCGGCGACGGCACCACCACCGCGACGGTGCTGGCACAGGCGCTGGTCAAGGCCGGCCTGCGCAACGTGGCCGCCGGCGCCAACCCGATCGCGCTCGGCGCCGGCATCGCCAAGGCCGCCGACGCCGTGTCGGAGGCACTGCTGGCCGCCGCGATCCCGGTCGACGGCAAGACCGCCATCGCCCAGGTCGCCACCGTGTCCTCGCGCGACGCGGAGGTCGGCGAAATGGTCGGCGAGGCGATGACGAAGGTCGGCAAGGACGGCGTCGTCACCATCGAGGAGTCCTCGACAATGGACACCTACCTCGAGGTCACCGACGGCGTCGGCTTCGACAAGGGCTTCATCTCGGCCTACTTCGTCACCGACTTCGACCTGCAGGAAGCGATCCTGGAAGACGCGCTGGTGCTGCTGCACCGCGACAAGATCAGCTCGCTGCCCGACCTGCTGCCGCTGCTGGAGAAGGTCGCCGAGTCCGGCAAGCCGTTGCTGATCGTCGCCGAGGACGTCGAGGGCGAGGCGCTGTCGACCCTGGTCGTCAACGCAATCCGCAAGACGCTCAAGGCCGTTGCGGTCAAGGCGCCGTTCTTCGGTGACCGACGCAAGGCGTTCCTCGATGATCTGGCCGTCGTCACCGGCGCTCAGGTCGTCAACCCCGATGTGGGGCTGCTGCTGCGCGAGGTCGGCCTCGACGTGCTGGGCACCGCCCGGCGCGTGGTGGTCAGCAAGGACGCCACCGTGATCGTCGACGGCGGCGGTACCGCCGCCGCCATCGACGAGCGTAAGCGCGTGCTGCGCAGCGAGATCGAGGCCAGCGATTCGGACTGGGACCGCGAGAAGCTGCAGGAGCGCCTGGCCAAGCTGGCCGGCGGCGTTGCGGTGATCAAGGTCGGTGCGGCCACCGAGACCGCCCTCAAGGAGCGCAAGCACCGCGTCGAGGACGCCGTCGCCGCCGCCAAGGCCGCGGTCGAGGAGGGCATCATCCCCGGCGGTGGTTCGGCGCTGGTGCACGCCCGCGCCGGGCTGGACGCCCTGCGTTCGTCGCTGTCCGGTGACGAGGCGATCGGCGTCGACGTGTTCGAGGCCGCCATCACCGCGCCGCTGTTCTGGATCGCCAGCAACGCCGGCCTGGACGGTGCCGTGGTGGTCAGCAAGGTTGCCGAAATGCCTGCCGGGCAGGGCTTCAACGCGGCCACGCTGTCCTACGGCGACCTGGTCGCCGACGGCATCATCGACCCGGTGAAGGTGACCCGCAACGCGGTGCTCAACGCCGCGTCGGTGGCCCGGATGATCTTGACCACCGAAACGGCTGTCGTCGAGAAGCCCGTCGAGGAGGACGAGCACGCCGGGCACGGCCACCACGGCCACGCCCACTAA
- a CDS encoding FAD-binding oxidoreductase produces MPEPRGISRQEFLRGAVGAAGAVAAGALFGLPRAGADPRSDAWAELSNAIQGQVKLPDNGQFDASKAVFNTNFDGMKPAAVVTPTSLADVQKTMEFAAKRGANVAPRGGGHSYVGASTANGVMVLDLRQLPGDIAYDAGTGHVTVTPATHLYDIHQVLAANGRGIPTGTCPTVGAGGHALGGGLGASSRHAGLLSDQLVSATVVLPGGNAVTASSAQNPDLFWALRGGGGGNFGVTTSLTFATFPVGDVDVVNLHYPLQAFPQVLLGWQSWLRTADRNSWALVDAGNDPRNPDCRILATCPVGTGGAVAAALTKAVGAQPAATDTRTFNHLDLVKYLAADNLNPAPLGYVGGSDVFQTITPAAAQGIAAAFNAFPSGAGRPLVIMHALDGALATVAPGATAFPWRQHSALVQWYVETSGSPAAATGWLATAHQAVASASVGAYVNYLEVNQPTSRYFGANLSRLSATRAKYDPNRIMFSGLNL; encoded by the coding sequence ATGCCGGAACCGCGCGGGATATCCCGCCAGGAATTTCTCCGCGGCGCCGTGGGTGCCGCGGGCGCTGTGGCCGCCGGAGCGCTCTTCGGACTGCCCCGAGCGGGCGCCGATCCGAGATCCGACGCCTGGGCAGAGCTCTCCAACGCCATCCAAGGGCAGGTGAAACTCCCCGACAACGGGCAGTTCGACGCCAGCAAGGCCGTGTTCAACACCAACTTCGACGGTATGAAGCCGGCCGCCGTCGTCACCCCGACCTCGTTGGCCGACGTGCAGAAGACGATGGAGTTCGCCGCCAAGCGTGGTGCCAACGTGGCACCGCGCGGCGGCGGTCACTCCTACGTCGGTGCGTCGACGGCCAACGGCGTCATGGTCCTGGACCTGCGGCAACTGCCCGGCGACATCGCCTACGACGCCGGCACCGGCCACGTCACGGTGACGCCGGCGACGCACCTCTACGACATCCACCAGGTATTGGCGGCGAACGGCCGGGGGATCCCGACCGGAACCTGCCCGACGGTCGGTGCGGGTGGCCACGCGCTCGGCGGCGGGCTGGGCGCCTCGTCGCGGCACGCCGGGCTGCTCTCCGACCAACTGGTGTCGGCGACGGTGGTGCTGCCAGGCGGGAACGCCGTCACCGCGTCGTCGGCGCAGAACCCGGATCTGTTCTGGGCGTTACGCGGCGGTGGCGGCGGCAATTTCGGCGTGACGACATCACTGACCTTCGCGACCTTCCCGGTCGGCGACGTCGACGTGGTGAACCTGCACTACCCGCTGCAGGCGTTCCCGCAGGTGCTACTCGGTTGGCAGAGCTGGCTGCGCACCGCCGACCGCAACAGTTGGGCGCTCGTCGACGCCGGCAACGACCCGCGGAATCCCGACTGCCGGATCCTGGCGACCTGTCCGGTGGGCACCGGTGGCGCCGTCGCGGCCGCGCTGACCAAGGCGGTGGGGGCGCAACCCGCCGCGACGGACACTCGCACCTTCAATCACCTGGACCTGGTGAAGTATCTCGCCGCCGACAACCTCAACCCGGCGCCGCTCGGCTACGTGGGCGGCTCCGATGTGTTCCAGACGATCACCCCGGCCGCCGCGCAGGGGATCGCCGCTGCCTTCAACGCGTTCCCGAGCGGAGCCGGGCGGCCGTTGGTGATCATGCACGCGCTCGACGGAGCGCTGGCCACCGTCGCGCCGGGTGCGACGGCATTCCCGTGGCGGCAGCACTCCGCACTGGTGCAGTGGTACGTGGAAACCTCCGGATCACCGGCGGCGGCCACCGGGTGGCTGGCGACCGCGCACCAGGCGGTCGCTTCGGCGTCGGTGGGCGCCTACGTGAACTATCTCGAGGTGAACCAACCCACGTCGCGGTATTTCGGCGCGAACCTGTCCCGGCTCAGCGCCACCCGGGCCAAGTACGACCCGAACCGGATCATGTTCTCCGGCCTGAACCTCTGA
- a CDS encoding ferritin-like domain-containing protein, producing the protein MTTKDKYTEIPESYSWGVPCSGETRFTWEYDDSRARLLSLYQKGKDKQWDAQSRIDWSTDVDPMNPLGLPDEVLPLFGSPMWESADDKLRAAMRQHSQAWQFSQFLHGEQGAMMCAAKIVEVVPDMDAKFYAATQTMDEARHVETFSRFLQEKIGLVYPINKNLTALLDDTLRDSRWDMPYLGMQVLVEGLALAAFGVQRDLAAPGSLGKQVLAYVMQDEARHVAFGRISLKDYYRELTDSERNDREEFVVDACYLMRDRFRGEEVFETLGLDVQACAQWVDTAPMMAQFRAYLFSRIVPIVKDIGLWGPKVQMAFADMGVIDMAGIDIDALMKADEDQAESLEQAHAEMARRAVEVDGIIATGAA; encoded by the coding sequence ATGACCACCAAAGACAAATACACCGAAATCCCGGAATCGTATTCGTGGGGCGTCCCGTGCTCCGGCGAAACGCGCTTCACCTGGGAGTACGACGACAGCCGGGCGAGGCTGCTTTCCCTGTACCAGAAGGGTAAGGACAAGCAATGGGATGCCCAGTCGCGCATTGACTGGTCCACCGACGTCGACCCGATGAACCCGCTCGGGCTGCCCGACGAGGTGCTGCCGCTGTTCGGCAGCCCGATGTGGGAGTCCGCCGACGACAAGCTGCGGGCCGCCATGCGCCAGCACTCCCAAGCCTGGCAGTTCTCCCAGTTCCTGCACGGCGAGCAGGGCGCGATGATGTGCGCGGCCAAGATCGTCGAAGTGGTCCCGGACATGGACGCCAAGTTCTACGCCGCCACCCAGACCATGGATGAGGCCCGGCACGTCGAGACGTTCTCCCGGTTCCTGCAGGAGAAGATCGGCCTGGTCTACCCGATCAACAAGAACCTGACCGCGCTGCTGGACGACACCCTGCGCGATTCCCGTTGGGACATGCCGTATCTGGGCATGCAGGTGCTCGTCGAGGGGCTGGCGCTGGCTGCGTTCGGGGTGCAGCGCGACCTCGCCGCGCCGGGGTCACTGGGCAAGCAGGTGCTGGCGTATGTCATGCAGGACGAGGCGCGCCACGTCGCGTTCGGTCGCATCTCGCTCAAGGACTACTACCGCGAGCTGACCGACTCCGAACGCAACGATCGCGAGGAGTTCGTCGTCGACGCCTGCTACCTGATGCGCGACCGGTTCCGCGGCGAGGAGGTGTTCGAGACCCTGGGCCTCGACGTCCAGGCGTGTGCCCAATGGGTCGACACCGCACCCATGATGGCCCAGTTCCGGGCGTACCTGTTCAGCCGCATCGTGCCGATCGTCAAGGACATCGGGCTGTGGGGACCCAAGGTGCAGATGGCCTTCGCCGACATGGGGGTTATCGACATGGCCGGCATCGACATCGACGCCCTGATGAAGGCCGACGAGGACCAGGCCGAATCGCTGGAGCAGGCGCACGCCGAGATGGCCCGCCGCGCCGTCGAGGTCGACGGGATCATTGCGACCGGCGCGGCCTGA
- a CDS encoding GntP family permease, translated as MAVASVLAEAARPAAGTTQLVVAAAVSILLIVALIIWAKMHPFFALMLGSATMAVTANVGFEDSFTAFTAGLGKTVGDVGVLIVLGAVIGRFLTESGGADEIVDTILAKTPVRRLPWAMAFAAFIIGIPLFFEVGVVLLIPIVMLVAKRAKLPVILVGIPALAGLSALHGLVPPHPGPLIAIAGLEANLGLTLAFGLLVAVPTVAIAGPLLAKPMARWVPIGASDKLLGPADREPTGPRPAFGVALSVVLMPVVLMLLMTTVKATGYADHPIGGVLKFIGTPLQALLITALYAMWVLGLRLGRSASEVSAETGAAFAPVASILLIVGAGGGFKQTLVDSGVGQVIGSGIANSGMPLLLAGWLVAAVIRVATGSATVATITAAGIMAPLATGIGSTHLALMVLAIGAGSVFLSHVNDAGFWLVKEYFGMTVTQTFKTWSVMECAVSLVGLVGVLLLGLVV; from the coding sequence ATTGCCGTGGCGTCCGTCCTGGCCGAGGCGGCGAGGCCCGCCGCCGGTACCACCCAGCTGGTCGTTGCGGCGGCCGTCTCGATCCTGTTGATCGTCGCGCTCATCATCTGGGCCAAGATGCACCCGTTCTTCGCGCTGATGCTCGGCTCCGCGACGATGGCGGTCACGGCGAACGTCGGTTTCGAGGACTCGTTCACCGCGTTCACCGCGGGCCTGGGCAAGACGGTCGGTGACGTAGGGGTGCTGATCGTGCTCGGCGCGGTGATCGGCCGGTTCCTCACCGAATCCGGCGGCGCCGACGAGATCGTCGACACCATCCTGGCGAAGACGCCGGTCCGGCGGCTGCCGTGGGCGATGGCCTTCGCCGCGTTCATCATCGGCATCCCGCTGTTCTTCGAAGTCGGTGTGGTGCTGTTGATCCCGATCGTGATGCTGGTGGCCAAGCGGGCGAAACTGCCGGTCATTCTGGTCGGTATTCCGGCGCTGGCCGGCCTGTCCGCGCTGCACGGTCTGGTGCCACCGCATCCCGGGCCGCTGATCGCGATCGCCGGGTTGGAGGCGAATCTGGGGCTGACGCTGGCGTTCGGACTGCTGGTCGCCGTCCCGACGGTGGCGATCGCGGGCCCGTTACTGGCCAAGCCGATGGCCCGCTGGGTGCCGATCGGGGCGTCCGACAAGCTGCTCGGCCCTGCCGACCGCGAGCCCACCGGTCCTCGGCCGGCGTTCGGCGTGGCGCTGTCGGTGGTGCTGATGCCCGTCGTGCTGATGCTGCTGATGACGACGGTGAAGGCGACCGGGTACGCAGACCACCCGATCGGTGGGGTGCTGAAGTTCATCGGCACCCCGCTGCAGGCGCTGCTGATCACCGCGCTGTACGCGATGTGGGTGCTGGGCCTGCGGCTGGGCCGCTCGGCGAGCGAGGTCTCGGCGGAGACCGGCGCGGCGTTCGCGCCGGTGGCGTCGATCCTGCTGATCGTCGGCGCGGGTGGCGGTTTCAAGCAGACGCTGGTGGATTCCGGTGTCGGTCAGGTGATCGGTTCCGGCATCGCGAATTCGGGGATGCCGTTGCTGTTGGCCGGCTGGCTGGTGGCTGCCGTCATCCGGGTGGCGACCGGGTCCGCGACGGTCGCGACGATCACCGCGGCCGGCATCATGGCGCCGCTGGCGACCGGGATCGGCTCCACCCATCTGGCACTGATGGTGCTGGCGATCGGCGCCGGTTCGGTGTTCCTGTCGCATGTGAACGACGCCGGCTTCTGGCTGGTGAAGGAGTATTTCGGCATGACCGTCACCCAGACCTTCAAGACCTGGTCGGTGATGGAATGCGCGGTCTCGCTGGTCGGGCTGGTCGGGGTACTGCTGCTGGGTCTGGTGGTCTGA